One region of Triticum aestivum cultivar Chinese Spring chromosome 6B, IWGSC CS RefSeq v2.1, whole genome shotgun sequence genomic DNA includes:
- the LOC123134330 gene encoding uncharacterized protein, protein MDSPQKKLGSMDGELLPVSASATVAKKTLAARLFQDHVLLLSAWALFTAFVLVVSCALGYAIAYALDHFHVPCSQASFFLRCHKPTDAEAAEVTALVIGMLCCATLQAAAAALALLLPCRRPWVRCALAYLALALTIAGHCMYAVFLNHFANPGDLFFKICWTVAFVVLEADDMICLLVLLLLASKE, encoded by the exons ATGGACTCCCCACAAAAAAAGCTTGGATCCATGGACGGCGAGCTGCTGCCTGTGAGTGCGAGTGCGACCGTGGCCAAGAAGACCTTGGCCGCTCGTCTGTTCCAGGATCATGTCCTGCTGCTCAGCGCTTGGGCGCTCTTCACGGCCTTCGTCCTCGTCGTCTCCTGCGCATTGGGCTACGCAATCGCCTACGCACTCGACCACTTCCACGTCCCCTGCAGCCAG GCCTCCTTCTTTCTGCGGTGCCACAAGCCGACGGACGCGGAGGCCGCCGAGGTGACCGCCCTAGTGATCGGGATGCTGTGCTGCGCTACACTccaggcggccgcggcggcgctggCGCTGCTGCTCCCGTGCCGCCGTCCCTGGGTCCGCTGCGCCCTCGCCTACCTCGCCCTCGCGCTCACCATCGCCGGCCACTGCATGTACGCAGTCTTCCTCAACCACTTCGCCAACCCAGGAGACCTCTTCTTCAAGATCTGCTGGACCGTGGCCTTCGTCGTCCTCGAGGCGGATGACATGATCTGCTTGCTGGTCCTCCTGCTCCTAGCTTCCAAAGAATAA